Within Nosocomiicoccus ampullae, the genomic segment CGCGATACCGACAGTTGCGATCGTTGACCATGCGCTCCCAATTGTTAATGAAACGATCGAACAAATAATAACGACAGTGACTAAAAAATACTTCGGACTGATTATATTTAACCCGTAGTAAATCATTGTTGCTACAATACCACCGCCGACCCAAGAACCAATAACAAGTCCAACAAGTAAAATAATGATCAGTGCAGGTAGCGCTAATTTAATGCCACGATACATAAAATCTTCGATTTCAGACCATGAGTATCCATGGAAATAAGCGATTCCTCCTGCGACGATGGCTCCGATAATTAACGGGATATGTGGTGTAATGTCCAGTACAACGACGCTATATAGCATTGTTGTAATCATAACTAAAAATGGTACAAGTGATGTAATAAAACGAAATGGACGCTTATCCATAGCGCTACCTCCTTTAAAATATAATATTCATAATTATACATAATATTTTAATAAATATAAACAAAAAACGGCCAAATTAAATTTGGCCGTTTAAAATTATTACTTTTTAATTTTATAACGTTTATGATTTACAACTGTCTTTTCAAAATCTTCATTTTCGTTCCAGTCCTCGTTAATTGTAATGTCAACAATGACTGAGTTTTCATTAATTTTTTCTACTTTACCAAGCATACCGTCAAATTCAACAATATCGCCGACTTCTGCTGGTACAATTTCTTCTTCGTCTTTGTTCTTACTCACATTAACCCCTCCAAAAGAATCGTTATACTATTATACAATTTTTAGTACAATTTCTCAATAAAAGTGCGAGTAGAGTGTCTTCCTTGCGCTTTTTCTTATATTTTTTGCTGTAGATATACTAACGTTTAAATATTTTGCAATTTCTACAAGTGCGTAACCATCTAAAGTCATGGTTAACCACGCATACTCTCTATCAGTGAGTTTATCTTTCACACCGATTAAGTAAAAATCTATATCACTGAATTTTGTAGAAAACGTATCGAGTATCGTGTCCTCAGTAATTGTAAAACGATCTTGCCGTTTAGATTCTCTACGAATTTCGTCAATCATTCTTTGGTAAATCATCGTATATACAAACTGAGATTCTTTACATTTTGTTTTATCGTGTTTCTTTAATGCTTCATATACTGCGAGTCTACCAATCTGCATATACTCATCAATGTCATATAAAATGTTAAGTTTGTTAATTATAGAACGAATCATCGGTTCGTAAGAAGTGATAATTTCCATGTTAACTCCTGTAAGAATCGATTCTTAAATTATTTCCGGATAACTATAATTTACTGTGTTCTTTAGAGTTTTAATAATCGCTTTAGTTAACAAAAATAAACATTATTAAATATAAAAGTTAACATTTGAATGAAAAAGCACTTAAAATGATGTATAATTTCATCTAATACTAAAAATATGTGAGAAAGGGTAAATGATGAAAGTACCGAAGCACTTTAAAAGAGATGTCATGTACATTGAACCAATATACGACGAAATATATATGTGCCAGGCCGTGTCAGCATCGGGAGTTATACGTTATAAAAAGTCATCTGAACAGTGGCTGAATGAGTATTTAACCTATTTTTATTCGACAAATTTAGCGGCTATTAGAAGTCATGTTAAAATTAACTTTGACATACATAGAATGATTCCGATTTGCGTGGATTTAGATTATCAGTTTATTTTATTTCCGTTAAATTCTAGTAAAAACAAAAATGTTTATTTTCTAAACTTATCGAAAGTGTATCGATTTTTTAAAAGAGAAAATCAAACGGTCATTGAATTTATATGTGGGGAGGAGTTAGTCGTCGACATACCACTCTCACAATGCGAAAGTCAGTACAATAAAGCGACTAGAATTTACGATAAGTACGTTAAATTTAAGCAATTTAGAGAACGTTATTTAAGCACAACTGTCGAGACAATCTATACAATCAACCATAAATAATACGCGTGTATAACACACGGATATTTTATACTCATGAAACTTCTAAAAACTCATTAATTTTTACTTTTAAATTAGCTTTTAATTTTAAGTAAATCTTAAAGATCCTATAACTCTTAAAAAATGTAGTAAAAAAGAATAAGCAATATAAAACAACATTAAAAATACTTATATGGATAAAATAACCACCTTAGAGAGACGTTAAATATTTTTAGGTATAAGAACGTTAAAATTATTACCTCTCTATTGGGCTAATTTAATATTTTAAAATTGAAATTCATTTCGATTTAATTGATTAGTGGTCATTCAAGTAGTTTAATTTATAGTATATTAATAACTTTAAAATGTAAGGACTGATTAAATTTTGGATTTCTTTCTTAACCATATTCTAATCGGTTATATAGTAATTCCTGTACTAGTAATTTTTGGAATATTTAAAATGAAAAAGAATGATAATAAAACGCAAGTAAAATCTGTTATATCTTTTTTAATTATTTACTTGATTCTAAGAACAGTATATTTGATTTTATTTTTATAGTTAAACGGTTAAGAGGTACAGAATAGACTGTTTACATGTTTATAACTTTTAAAGTTTAAAAAGCTCTAAAGTGTTTATATGAAGGAGCTATGTAAACACGGTGTTGTAAGTGCATGTAAAAAGTATGCAAATAAAAGTGAACACTTAAAATCAAGGTGTGAAAGTAATGACTATCTATAATAAGTAAAGTAAGTGATTATAAAAACAACTACTAGGTCAAAAAAATCAATATTCTGTTTTGATGAGAGCAAAATATTTTTGACTATGTAGTTGTTTTTTATATTTTTATTTTCTTTCAATGAATTAGATGTTTTTATATAAATTTTTAAAAATAAATAATAAATATAAATACACATAAAAATGTAAATAAAAACTTAAGCATAAAAAATATTCCTTTCAAATTTAAAACTTATAATATCATTCGATTATTTGTTTTTACAATGTTATTTTGTCATAGATATATAATTTAACTTTAATTTTCCAACAAATTTCTTGATGATAAATAAGCTCTTAATTTTCTGTCAGTTCATACTTATTTTCAATCTAAGCAGCAGTTCTTTCTGGTTGAAATATAAATTTATAGCAATTACATGAGTTCGTCTCTTTCGATGTCCAGTTACGCGTAGAGAATATTTAAATCATTATGATGATTAACAACTTTGTCTATTATAAAGTCCTCTTCATATCTTAATCTTTATAATAAACTAAATCATTTGTAAAAACGATTATAGATCTTTATAAACCGATAAACAGTCTTTATAACGACCAAAATACAACCATGACAAGGACTTTAAGACCTCTAAACATTTATATATAAACGTTATTTAAACACAACTGTCGAGACAATCTATACAATCAACCATAAATAATACGCGTGAAAGTTGTATAAGTCCGTCGTTTTCATTAAAATTATTATATTGTGAAAGAGGGATTATTATGGAAATTAAAGTAAAAGTAAAAGACCGTGAACATCAGTTAGAAATCTTTAAATATAAACTATCACTTGAAGATAAAGTTAAAGAAATTATTAAACATTTAACAGACGATTTACCGTACTTAACGCATGAAGTATCTAAGTTAACATATAACGACTATAACTATAGTGAGTTATACGAAATGAAATTAAGCAAATTATTTGAAGCATTAGACAAAGTGACACTTGAGTCAGAGAACTTAAAACTCGATCTATCAATTATTGAAGGCAAGAGTAAACAACTTGCCCATTTAAATTTAGACTATTCACAGTTTATAAAAATGTGTGACTTATATTCAGATATTAAAGATGAGTACCATGTTCCAAACGGTACTATTTTTTACATTCAACAAGATGAAGAACAGTATGTCATTCGTAAAGAAGAAAATCATTTAGAGTTTTATAGTTTTAAACAACAATTCGACGAAGCGTTTAAAGAATCAGATCGACTTCCATTTTTTATTATTGAATTCAAAGCAAAAAATGAAATGTCACAAAAAGACATTCACTGGATTAAAAAGTATCGTTATCCAAAAAAAGAAAAGAAAAACCCAATGATTCACATCGATGTCGCGAGAGTTTCTGAAAGTATATTAAACGACATTACTACACTCGTGCATCGTTTATATACGATTATTGGGCGTTTTCAGCGTGCAAACGTACCATTCACTGAAACAGATAAACTTCCAACATATACAGAGTTAAATCGAAAAGTTTCGATTGGATACGTACCGATTTTACAGTTAGAGCGTGCGTTACAACAAAAGAAAGGCCCGAAAAGATAAGAAAAAATCCCTGAAATAATGTATTATATATATAGTACTGAAAGTAGGGAAAAACGTGGAAAAAGACCGTGTAAAATTAGTGGATATTCCATTTTTAAATGCCACGCGTAAAGAATTTGTTAATATTTTAAAAGAAAGACTCGATGACGAAAAAAAGACCTTCGTCGTGACTGCAAATCCAGAAATATTAATGAAAACTAAAGAAAACGCAAGATATAAAGCAGTCGTTAGAAATGCTGACTACGTTGTTGCAGACGGAATCGGTGTTATTCTTTTATCTAAATTAAAGAAAACTCCGTTAAAAGAACGTATCGCAGGTTTCGATTTAACAGAAGATTTACTCGAGTATGCGAATGAAAAACAATTAAGTGTTTACTTACTCGGAGCAAAAGAAGAAGTCAATGAAACAGCTGCTTTAGAAATTGAGCAAAAATATAACAAGCTTAAAGTTGTCGGAAGACATCACGGCTATATTGGCATTAAAAATCGAGAAGTTTACTTAGAATTATTAGAAAAAGAGCCAGATATCGTATTTGTTGCTCTCGGTGCGCCGAAGCAAGAATTGTTTATAAGAGAACATATAAAAAAGTACGACAAAGGATTATTTATAGGGGTCGGTGGAAGCCTCGATGTACATGCAAAAGCGGTTAAACGTGCGCCAAATATTTGGATACGCTTGAATTTAGAGTGGCTGTACCGCATGTTAAAACAACCAAGTCGTATTGTAAGGAATTTAAAAACGTTTAGGTTTATGATTAAAGAATTGTTTAAGAATTAAGTATTTAAGGAAGATTTTATGTCAAAATTTCAAAACTCAAATAAAACTTTTATATTAGTACTTTCTACATTGATTGGTGGTATACTTGCTTCTCTTTTCACGCTAATTTTTATCCCCGATCAATACAACGCGACCGCGGAATTTAAAGTACATACTGAAGAATCAGTCGATCCAAATATATATGAAGCGATCATTAAATCAGACAAAGTCGTAAAAGAATTAAAAGAAGAAGAAAATATTACGACACCATTAAAAAAATTAAAACATAAAATAAAAGTGGATTTTAACGAAGAGAAAAAGACGTTAAAAGTATCACTTAGCTTAGACAATAGAAGACATTCAGTACTCGCTACAGATGGACTTGCTAAAATCGCAACAGAAGAAATTGAGTCATTTGTTCAAGGGAGTACGATTGAATATGTAAAAGCACCGAATGACACAGTCATTGAAGACACATCGTTAAAAGTAAAACTCGTCTACATCATTATCGGATTACTCGCAGGACTTGGAATTGGTGCAGCAATATATGCATTAAAAGAACCAAAGAAAAAAGGGAAACAAACAAAAGTAGACACAGAATATACTTTACTCGGTTCAATACCAAAATATTAAATTAAGTGGTGAAATATATGGTAGATAACAGAAAACGAATCGTAATGGATCAACCAGATAGTGAAGTATCTCAAAAATATTTCAACATAGCAGAGCGCATTAAATATTATTCAGGTAACAATAAAAAAGCATTGTTATTTTTATCTGAACAAGAAAAAGAAGGTAAAACTACAATCGCGTCAAATATTGCGATTGCACTCGCAAAAAAAGGTGGGAACATTGTCTACCTAGACGCAGACTTAGAGTCACCTTCAATACATGACACATTTAACGTCACATTAAGAAATGGAATTTCAGACGCAATCGCAACAGATAAAAGTATATTATCTGTAACGTACGACACACCGCAGTATGGGCTATCGACAATTCATGCAGGACTAAAACGTTCAATCGGAAACGAACTATTCCTATCAGACAAATTTAAATATGCAGTCGACACGTTAAAAAACAAATACGACTACATTATTATAGATGCAGGAATGGGTATGAACGATTCAGCATGTCTAGATGCAATAAAAGAAGCGGTCGACGCAGTCGTCGTTGTACAAAGTGAAGAACGCTATACACTTGAAACAGATAATTTAATGGAACGATTAAAACAAAAAGACATCGAAGTACTCGGTGTCATAAATAATTTTGTGGAAAGATAATAGGTGAATTTTGATGAGTAGATTTACAAACTATTTCTCAAAACACGTCAGAGAAAGATTTACGAAAGAAATTGAACTCATTGAGATTAATAGAGCGAAGGGAGACTTTATATTCACTTATAAAGTGCTCCCATTTATTAATTTAAGAGTCATTTCCAAATATACAGCCTCAGTAACTATTGATAATTTGGAAATAGATTTACCATGTGAATTTAAAGACGACATCATTACAGTGCGACTGTCTGAAACTTATTTTAAAAATAGACCTGACAATTTTACAATTCAATTATTTTCATTCGGACAACCGATGAGAATTAAAACTCGAAAAAATAAAAATCGTACTCAATATATCGTTAATGAAAAACTTTATAACATAAAAGTTAAAAAGGACGTACATATATCTAAAAGGTATATGAGTTTAGACTTTAAAAATGAGAATGTTGAAGTGAATGACGTCATATTACAAAAAGATGGGATAATGATTAAGCTAGAAAGAGATGTCGATGAAGAAACATCGTTATTTTTAAGTTATCCTCATAAATTTATAGAACTTCCAACAAAACTTATAAACAAAAACACTTTAAAAGTCACTGGACTTGAAAATCTAACGTATGGGGTCAGTACTTTTTACCTAGCTCAAAAAGAAAATGTCTATACAATGAATGGATATTTAGAAGAGAAAAAAGAGCTTTTTACAGATTTTTATGCGTATACAATAGATACAATGCCAGCACTCATGTTAAATGTAAAAGAACATATTGTAAAACTTCGTGCGCTTTATGTGAGTGAAATTACTAACAATATCGTTACATTGAAAATTAAACCGGAGCAAGAAATCCTCCTAGAGCATCCATCTATAAGCATATATAATTCAAAGTTAGATACGACGAAAAAAATCGCGTTATCAGATGATTTGCAAGCGGAAATTCCAATAGAAGATCTTATAGATGGTTTTACAAACAAGAAAATCAATTTCATAAATAGTAATATTATCTACCAGATTGATATACGATCTGCTTATATTGAAGATGAAATGCTCGGACGATTTAGAAACGAGAACGAATATCTAACTACACACTTTTATCGAAGAAAAGATAACTATTTAGGATTTAGAGTGTCTAGACCAAGAATTAAACGACGGATTACAGATATTAAAAATTTTAAATTACAAGGGTTTATAAAAGGTCGTAATTCGTTCCATGAAGTCGAGAACGTAATTATTTTCGAAGATCGTCATAGTCAAGAAATGGTTGTAAATACAATCGATGATAAGTTTAACTATGAAATTGATGCACAGGAAATAATCAATATAATGAGTCGAGATAAGACAATTATTGATTTATATATTGGTATAAGAAATAAAGAAGGCAAAATTGTTGCTCGAGCAAAGTTACCTTATAAAAATTCTAATTATAAAAAAGATAATTTCTATGACTTAAAAATAATTAAACAAAAAGATAGAGATGTTTATCTACTAATTACAACAACTCCATTTAATAATTTAAAGATTGAAACTTTTGTAGTTCCAAAAAGTGTTGATACGAATGTTGAACGTGATAGAAACATTTGGTTACTTGGTGAACGTATAGATACTGCACAAGAAAATGGTTATCAATTATTTAAATACTTACAAGATCAGCCAGTAGAAGCATATTACGTCATTGATGAAGAATCAAAAGACTATAAAAAGATTATGCATGAAGAAAATGTATTAGTTTTTGGTAGTAAAAAACATCACGAAATCAGTTTAAAAGCAGGCGTACTTCTATGTACACATGATTTTGAAAATATATTACCTTATAAGCCATCGAAAGAATTTTTTAATTATAATGAAACATATAAAGTATTCTTGCAGCATGGTGTATTAGGTAGGAAACCAGCAGAATATCATAAAAAATATTATGACGATCCATTTGATATTTTTATTGTTTCAAGTGACAGTGAAAAATACGACGTTGTAGTTAATACAATGGGCTATGAAGAAGACGAGGTAAAAGTCACTGGTTTAGCAAGATTTGATCGCTTACCAATGAATCATAAAGGTAAGGATATCTTACTTATGCCAACATGGAGAGACTGGATAAACACAGACGAGAGATTTTTAAATAGTGAGTATTATTATCGATATAAAAATCTTTTAGAAAACGAACGACTACATGATATATTAGAGAAATATAATGTAAACATAAATTTTTACCCACATTATAGAGCACAACCATTTTTCAACAAAGAATTAATTAACACTTCAGAACACATTAGATTTATAACATTAGGTGAAAAATCAGTACAAGAACTTCTTATAGACCACGCGTTACTCATCACAGACTATAGTAGTGTTAGTTTTGACTTTACAATGATGAATAAACCAGTCGTATACTATCATTTCGATGAAGACAGATTCTTTAATAGAGGAATCTTGAGACCTGTAAATGAGACATTTCTAGGTGATATCGCAGAAACTGAAGAACTATTAGTCAGTTATATAGAAGCATCAATAAAAAATAATTTTGAAACTAATGTAGATGATATTAGTGAAATAATAAAATATCGTGATCATAATAACTGTGAACGGATATATGAAGCGGTCATAAGTGAAAAAAATAAGCTCTAATATTTGATGTGCTACCCAAAAGTTGGACTTTTGGAATTAAGCAGATTGTAAGGTATGTTTCCTGAATTCTTCAGGAGACATGCCTTTTAATTTTAGCTTAATTCTATCTTTATTATAGTATCTAATATATTCATGTACTGCGATTTCTAATGCTTCATATGTTTTGAAAACTTCTCCATAAAACATTTCTTGCTTTAATAAGCCAAAGAAGTTCTCCATCGGTGAATTATCTAAACAGTTTCCTTTACGTGACATACTCATTGTTGCACCAAATTCTGTTATGGTATTTCCCCAACTACTATGTTGATAATGAAATCCTTGATCCGAGTGAACAACTAATTGTTTTAGATTGTGATGGTGTTCCTCAAGTGCTTTATTTAAAGGATTTAGAGCGATTGCTAGGTTCGGTGAACGACTGACCTTATATGCGATAATTTCAGAGTTATAACAATCCATAATTGTTGATAGATATAGTTTCTTTCCTTTGATAGGTAACGCAAACTCTGTGACATCTGTGACCCATAGTTGATTAAATGTTTTCGGCTTAAAGTTACGCTTTACCTTATTTGGAGCGACTGTTCCAACTTGTCCTTTATATGAACTATAACGCGTTCTCGATTTGTTTTTGAATTTTTGACACAGTAAATTATAGGTCTTCATAATGCGTAACAAGCGCTTATGATTCACCACAATTTGTTCTCTGCTTTCGAGTATCGCTTTGATTCTTCTGTAACCATATCTACCTTTATGTTTTGAGACGATTTCTTTAATTTTTTCTACTAGCCATCGATCTTTCTGTTTCTGATCATCCATATGTTTTATCCAGTAGTAATATACAGACTTTGGTAGCTTCAACACTGTTAAAATCTCTTTTAGTGTATAAGTCGTTTCTTGCCTTACCTCAAGCGCTACTTTCGTTTTTTGTCTGTTGGATCTGTCGGTAAGGCGTTTAACTTTTTTAGAATGATATTTTCCAGTTCTTTCATTCTGAGTTCTTCTCTTAGACGTTCTAACTCTTCGCGTTCTGTTTCATTCAGAGGCTCACTCTTCGATACTTGTTTTTGGTTATTTTCTTTCTTAGACATATATTTTATTGGTCTCCCTTGTTTACCCTCTAGAGCAGCTGGACCACCTTCTTGGATCTTGCGATTCCAGTTAGCGATTGTTGTAAAATGCTTGATACCAAAGTATTCCGCTGTTTCTCTATAGGACAATTGATTCTCTTCTCTATATTTTAAAACAGCCTGCTTAAATTCACTAGTATATTGAGTATTACTAAGAGATTTAGTGAGGCCCTGATAGCCATATGTGTTATATTGTCTTACCCATTTTTGAACAAGCGATCTATCCACATTATACTTTTCACCTAAAACTCTATATCCTCCTGATCCATTTAAATATTCATTAACTACTTTTACCTTAAATTCAAAGCTATGCTTTTTATACTTCATACAAAAACACCCCTAAAGTTGGATTTCCATGTCCAACTTTAGGGGTGCACCTCAATTAGAGCTTATTTTTTTACAATTTTTTTATCATATCTATATGCGGAATTCCAACATCCATGTATTCTTTTGAACTTTCCTCGTATCCTAAGTTTGTATAGAATTTAATTGCATGGGTTTGTGCACCAAGTTTTGCCCAGTGGTATCCTGACTGTCTTGCATGAACATGTACGAAGTTCATTAAGTTATTACCAAAGCCCATACCTCTATATTCTTTTAACACAGCCATTCTTTCGACTTTTATTGTTGAGTCGTCTATTTTTCTGTATCTTACTGTGCCTGCAGGCGAGTCGTTAAAGAGTAGGAGGACGTTTAATGATTCTTTTTCGTATTCGTCTAATTCTTTGTCTTCAGGAACGCCTTGTTCTTCTACAAATACTCTTTTTCTTATGTTTACGCAGTCGTTATAGTATTTCTCTTCATCCGTTATATAAATATTTATGTCGGTCACTCCTAAAAAATAATGACTAAGTATTATACTTAGTCATTATATAATATACTTTAAGTTTTGTATTGTCATATCATTCAGGTGAAAAGTATTCGTCTCTAGGGTTTGAACCTGGATTTAATGAGTTATTCCAGTCCTCATTTTGATTATTGTTTTGATTATAGTTTTCTTGATCATTTTGATTGTAGTTTTGGTTATAGTTTTCTTGTTCATCTAAATTTTGCTCTTTTGTCGGTGGTGTATAGTCTTGACCATCTTCTGATTGTACGTCAGTGTCACCTTCGTTTTCTTCAAAGTTGTCTAACGTTTTTTCAGGTATATCAAACCCATCTCCATACTGACTTTTATAACCTTCTTTTGCGAACCCTGGTATATCGTCACCTGTTAACTTGTATTCATCGATAATATCGTTACCAATTAAGACTGTTGGATTTAGCCAGTAAGCGAGTCGAATGTTAGAGAAATCATTGACGTCTGGTGGATCTAATCCAAGTATTTCTCTTAATGTACGACTTAATACGAATAAGTGCTCTTCGTTTGGTTTATAATAATATGCACCATTATCTCCAATAAAATCTTCACCTAAAATCATTGTCGTATCGAACTTAACTTCATTACTTGCGAAGTATTTCGCGAGTTTTGTGAGATCTTTCATTTTAAAGTTATGTGTGACGTTTTGTGATACGACGTCCACTAAATCATCAACTTTAGTAATCGCGCCAGTCGATTTTGCGCGGTTCATAATTGCTTGAACCATTTCCATTTGTCTTTCTCCGCGACCAAAGTCTGAGTCTACACGTCGACTTCTTACAACAGCGAGTGCTTCTTCACCAGTTAATTTACGGTGACCTTTTTTAACTTTAATTTTACCTGTGTCGTCTTGGTTTGGTTCTTCCATATCAAATGGGACATCGAACTCAACACCACCTAACGTATTGACGATATCAACGACTGAGTCGAAGTTTACACGTATGTAAAAGTCGACAGGTACGTTTAGTAAATTTTCAACTGAATCTACTGCACCATCAATGCCACCTAACGCGTGTGCGTGGTTGATTTTATCAAATGCTTGTTCGTCACTCATATAACTTAGTGTGTCACGCGGGATATTAATCATTCGAATAATATCACCTTCACGGTCAAACGTCGCAAGTATCATCGTATCTGTTCTAAAGTCATCGGTATTTATTTTTTCTTTTTCAGCACGTTTTTTATTTTCATCGATACCTAATATTAATACGTTGAAACTATTATCGATATCGACATCTTCATCGCCACGTAACTCTGATTTATCATTTTTTAAATCACTAAATGACGAATTAACACCTTTGTTTAAGGTGTAGTATAAGTAACCTCCATATGCTGCTGCACCAATTAATCCAATAATAATGATGACGAGCAATATTTTTAAAGTTTTCTTCATAAATTATCTCCAAACTAAGCTTAAAAATTAATTAGCATTTATTTTAACACTTTTACTAATACATTTGTATTATTTGTATGATTATACTCATTCCACTGATGTTTAAATTTACGAATTTCATCTATAGAGAACTGATTCTCTTTAATCATTTGTATAATATCGTCTGTAGAATAGGCGATATTTGATGTCGTTAAATTTTCGTATTTGTCAATAAGTCCTTTTTCTTTTTTATAGTCGTCGATATCATACGGATAATATATAATCGGTCGTTCTAGGTTGGAAAATTCAAATCCAACAGACGAATAATCTGTAATTAAAATATCAGTCATACTTAAAACGCTTTCTAAAGAATACCCTTTACTTAGGTTAATCACGTTTTTAAGAATGTTATTTAACTCGACAGTCGGGTGAAGTCTTAACGCGATAATATAGTTATTTGGTAAGACTCTCGTCATCTTTTCGATATCAAGGTGAATGTCATTCACATTAAACTGATTTTCACGATACGTCGGTGCGTATGTAATAATGATTGTTTCATTACTAATATTTAGTGACTTTCTTAAACAATCGTTCGTATTTTTTATGACAGCTTCATCGTTATAAAAATCGAGTCTTGGCATACTAGTTTTTAGTATTTTGTCATCATTAATATTAAATACTTTTTTAAATATTTCTGACATTGTTTTAGAACCAGAGACATAGTAGTCGATATTTTGATACGTACGTTGAAATCTGTCTTTTGATCGCTTTGGTCTATGGTTAAAAGTCTGATCAGCTAAGCCAAAAGCTTTAACTGCGCCTACTGCGTGCCACGTTTGTATGACAGTAACGTAAGGTCTTAACGTATTCATACCACCAAGTACTGGGAAATGATTGTCTAGAATAATGTTTTTTGCTCGACTGATTTCATACAGTTCTTTTAAATTAAAGTTACTATGTG encodes:
- a CDS encoding LCP family protein; amino-acid sequence: MKKTLKILLVIIIIGLIGAAAYGGYLYYTLNKGVNSSFSDLKNDKSELRGDEDVDIDNSFNVLILGIDENKKRAEKEKINTDDFRTDTMILATFDREGDIIRMINIPRDTLSYMSDEQAFDKINHAHALGGIDGAVDSVENLLNVPVDFYIRVNFDSVVDIVNTLGGVEFDVPFDMEEPNQDDTGKIKVKKGHRKLTGEEALAVVRSRRVDSDFGRGERQMEMVQAIMNRAKSTGAITKVDDLVDVVSQNVTHNFKMKDLTKLAKYFASNEVKFDTTMILGEDFIGDNGAYYYKPNEEHLFVLSRTLREILGLDPPDVNDFSNIRLAYWLNPTVLIGNDIIDEYKLTGDDIPGFAKEGYKSQYGDGFDIPEKTLDNFEENEGDTDVQSEDGQDYTPPTKEQNLDEQENYNQNYNQNDQENYNQNNNQNEDWNNSLNPGSNPRDEYFSPE
- a CDS encoding CDP-glycerol glycerophosphotransferase family protein; the protein is MIKEAVLRVYNFIVSRFFLFARLLPLKNSVVLLTSYGDNINYIIQNPKLRYYNEVIIYTERPYEFKYYNNVTVYSHSNFNLKELYEISRAKNIILDNHFPVLGGMNTLRPYVTVIQTWHAVGAVKAFGLADQTFNHRPKRSKDRFQRTYQNIDYYVSGSKTMSEIFKKVFNINDDKILKTSMPRLDFYNDEAVIKNTNDCLRKSLNISNETIIITYAPTYRENQFNVNDIHLDIEKMTRVLPNNYIIALRLHPTVELNNILKNVINLSKGYSLESVLSMTDILITDYSSVGFEFSNLERPIIYYPYDIDDYKKEKGLIDKYENLTTSNIAYSTDDIIQMIKENQFSIDEIRKFKHQWNEYNHTNNTNVLVKVLK